The following are encoded in a window of Chryseobacterium sp. genomic DNA:
- a CDS encoding alpha/beta hydrolase, with the protein MKFNLISAEKDSRPVYITGNFNNWDPRDGDFQLELLADGKYTIDIPDHLLPENIEYKFTKGGWENVEIDRYGNITHNRKIQKAEETEDIVEKWRENWAPFKKEYFPVIELISDEFAIPQLQKTRKIWALLPYNYYKSNRRYPVLYLQDAQNLFHEGSEFGNWEIDRKLSLLAEYGRGEVIIIAIENGRQDRINEYILEPHALAEDAEGKKYIRFLADTLKPYIDQMYRTQPEREFTGIGGSSLGGLISIYGGFLYPEVYSKLMIFSPSLWVNPDYDFPMMNFKSPYKTRIYMYGGLKEGGEMAERMKEFEKRMEWSENQYSVQFEFRMSFNPEGAHQEFYWSQEFPRAVEWLFFDSGDDPKEFAEKAASAANTDTENL; encoded by the coding sequence ATGAAATTCAACCTTATTTCTGCCGAAAAAGACAGCCGGCCTGTCTATATTACCGGCAACTTCAACAACTGGGATCCCCGTGATGGGGACTTTCAGCTGGAGCTCCTGGCTGATGGCAAATACACCATAGACATTCCGGACCACCTTCTGCCGGAGAACATAGAATATAAATTTACAAAAGGCGGCTGGGAAAATGTAGAAATTGACCGTTACGGCAATATCACGCATAACCGAAAGATCCAAAAAGCTGAAGAAACAGAAGACATTGTTGAGAAATGGCGTGAAAACTGGGCTCCTTTCAAAAAAGAATATTTTCCTGTTATTGAACTTATCAGTGATGAATTTGCCATACCCCAGCTACAGAAAACCCGCAAGATTTGGGCATTGCTTCCCTATAATTATTATAAAAGCAACCGCCGCTACCCTGTTCTTTATCTTCAGGACGCACAGAACCTGTTCCACGAAGGGTCTGAATTCGGAAACTGGGAAATAGACAGGAAATTATCTCTTCTGGCAGAATACGGCCGCGGCGAAGTCATCATCATTGCCATTGAAAACGGCCGTCAGGACCGCATCAACGAGTACATCCTGGAGCCCCATGCTCTTGCTGAAGATGCGGAAGGTAAAAAATACATACGTTTTCTCGCCGACACCCTTAAACCTTATATAGACCAAATGTACCGTACCCAACCGGAGCGCGAATTCACGGGAATTGGCGGCAGCTCGCTGGGTGGCCTTATCAGCATATATGGTGGATTTCTCTATCCGGAGGTTTATTCCAAACTGATGATTTTCTCTCCCTCGCTTTGGGTAAACCCCGATTATGATTTCCCGATGATGAACTTTAAATCGCCCTACAAAACCAGGATCTACATGTATGGAGGACTGAAGGAAGGTGGGGAGATGGCGGAGCGGATGAAGGAATTTGAAAAGCGCATGGAATGGTCGGAGAATCAGTACTCCGTCCAGTTTGAATTCAGGATGAGCTTCAACCCGGAAGGTGCACATCAGGAATTTTACTGGTCGCAGGAATTTCCGCGGGCCGTGGAATGGCTTTTCTTTGATTCCGGTGACGATCCAAAAGAATTTGCCGAAAAAGCGGCATCAGCTGCGAATACAGACACAGAGAATTTATAA